The proteins below are encoded in one region of Hordeum vulgare subsp. vulgare chromosome 3H, MorexV3_pseudomolecules_assembly, whole genome shotgun sequence:
- the LOC123444313 gene encoding NADP-dependent malic enzyme, with protein sequence MESTMKEIRGCGAPCVLDMDDAATVGGGVEDTYGEDRATEEQLVTPWTVSVASGYNLLRDPRYNKGLAFTEKERETHYLRGLLPPIVISQELQERKIMHNIRQYQLPLQRYMAMMDLQEGNERLFYKLLIDNVEELLPIVYTPTVGEACQKYGSIFSRPQGLYISLKEKGKILEVLKNWPERSIQVIVVTDGERILGLGDLGCQGMGIPVGKLSLYTALGGVRPSACLPITLDVGTNNEELLKDEFYIGLRQRRATGQEYADFLHEFMAAVKQNYGEKVLIQFEDFANHNAFDLLARYGTTHLVFNDDIQGTASVVLAGLVAALKLVGGTLAEHTYLFLGAGEAGTGIAELIALEMSRQTKKPIDECRKKIWLVDSKGLIVSARKESLQHFKKPWAHEHEHVSNLLDAVNAIKPTVLIGTSGKGQTFTQEVVEAISSFNEMPIILALSNPTSQAECTAEQAYTWSKGRAVFATGSPFDPVEYNGKIHVPGQANNAYIFPGFGLGVVMSGAIRVHDDMLLAASEALAQQVTQENFDKGLIYPPFSNIRKISAHIAANVAAKAYELGLASRRPRPKDLVKYAESCMYSPIYRNYR encoded by the exons ATGGAGAGCACCATGAAGGAGATACGGGGATGCGGGGCGCCGTGCGTGCTGGACATGGACGACGCGGCCACGGTGGGCGGCGGCGTCGAGGACACCTACGGCGAGGACCGCGCCACCGAGGAGCAGCTCGTCACGCCGTGGACCGTCTCCGTCGCGAG CGGTTACAATTTGCTGAGGGATCCACGCTACAACAAGGGGCTTGCCTTCACAGAGAAGGAGCGCGAAACACACTACCTTCGTGGCCTTTTGCCACCAATAGTCATATCCCAGGAGCTCCAG GAGAGGAAGATCATGCATAATATCCGCCAGTACCAGCTACCTCTGCAGCGTTATATGGCTATGATGGACCTTCAA GAGGGGAATGAGAGGCTTTTCTACAAGCTCCTCATTGACAATGTTGAGGAGCTGCTTCCTATTGTGTACACTCCAACTGTTGGTGAGGCCTGCCAAaagtatgggtctatatttagtcGTCCACAGGGTCTATACATCAGCTTGAAAGAGAA GGGAAAGATCCTTGAGGTGCTGAAGAACTGGCCTGAGAGGAGCATTCAGGTTATTGTCGTTACTGACGGTGAACGTATTTTGGGGCTTGGAGATCTTGGATGCCAG GGAATGGGGATTCCTGTTGGTAAGCTTTCCCTTTACACTGCTCTGGGAGGGGTTCGTCCATCTGCT TGCTTGCCAATCACATTGGATGTTGGTACAAATAACGAGGAGCTTCTGAAGGATGAATTTTACATTGGCTTGAGGCAAAGAAGGGCCACTGGCCAG GAGTATGCTGATTTTCTGCATGAATTTATGGCTGCTGTGAAGCAAAACTATGGGGAGAAAGTTCTCATTCAG TTTGAGGATTTTGCAAATCACAATGCCTTTGATCTTCTTGCAAGATACGGAACAACCCACCTTGTATTCAATGATGACATTCAG GGAACAGCTTCGGTGGTCCTTGCCGGGCTTGTTGCAGCACTGAAATTAGTCGGCGGTACATTAGCAGAGCATACCTATCTGTTCTTGGGAGCTGGAGAG GCTGGGACAGGTATTGCAGAACTTATAGCTCTTGAGATGTCAAGACAG ACAAAAAAACCAATAGATGAATGCCGCAAGAAAATCTGGCTTGTTGATTCAAAG GGCCTGATAGTCAGTGCGCGAAAGGAGTCTCTTCAACACTTCAAGAAACCATGGGCTCATGAGCATGAGCATGTCAGCAATCTCTTAGATGCAGTGAAT GCTATCAAACCAACAGTGTTGATTGGCACATCTGGAAAGGGGCAAACTTTCACACAAGAGGTTGTTGAAGCCATTTCCTCATTTAATGAG ATGCCTATCATTCTTGCGCTGTCCAACCCAACGTCGCAGGCTGAGTGCACTGCTGAACAAGCTTACACATGGAGCAAG GGTCGAGCAGTGTTTGCAACTGGAAGCCCATTTGATCCAGTGGAGTACAATGGCAAGATACATGTGCCTGGCCAG GCAAACAATGCATATATCTTTCCAGGGTTTGGCCTTGGGGTGGTGATGTCTGGGGCAATCCGTGTGCATGATGACATGCTTCTTGCAGCCT CGGAGGCTCTGGCCCAGCAGGTCACGCAGGAGAATTTTGACAAGGGGCTCATTTACCCTCCATTCTCAAATATCAGAAAGATCTCTGCTCACATTGCGGCCAACGTTGCGGCAAAGGCATATGAACTTG GTTTGGCGAGTAGGCGCCCCCGGCCAAAGGACCTGGTCAAGTATGCAGAGAGCTGCATGTACAGCCCGATTTACCGAAATTACCGGTGA